In one Chitinophaga sancti genomic region, the following are encoded:
- a CDS encoding sulfatase-like hydrolase/transferase: MDFIEISKEVLIERATYGDKVVKTPNIDQLAKEGIRYTNVFTTAGVCAPSRAAIVTGMYQTSIGAQHMRTLPGGSGAKKDSLITPYSAVIPDYVKCFQEYLRMAGYYCTNNENRITSSKHR, from the coding sequence ATTGATTTCATTGAGATTTCTAAGGAAGTACTAATTGAGCGGGCTACCTATGGCGATAAAGTAGTAAAGACTCCCAATATAGATCAACTGGCAAAAGAGGGTATCCGATATACCAATGTGTTTACAACTGCAGGTGTTTGTGCACCCAGCAGGGCAGCTATTGTAACAGGAATGTACCAGACATCGATCGGTGCACAACATATGAGAACACTTCCGGGTGGTTCTGGTGCTAAGAAAGATTCGTTGATCACACCTTATTCCGCTGTGATACCTGATTATGTAAAGTGTTTCCAGGAATACCTGCGGATGGCCGGATATTATTGTACCAATAATGAAAACAGGATTACCAGTTCGAAGCACCGGTAA
- a CDS encoding VOC family protein has product MKKHLFLALLSLSLIPVPKDTIIGIDHIPVVVNNLDSATNFYKKLGFSIKPGRFHQNGIRNQHIKFPNGTEIELITAPQPLDPLTTEYYNSLKEGEGPVYFGLFATNPEELTKQVDTNILHPLFFGSRNHSPTDKPEHFAHSNTAYTLSSIWLATDHIPSYLQLFKKLGIKIKQKKMFSGIIAQIAILKEGEVILLPASQQLIPHHQVIGATVKVKDLKKLKTILQLSGINGSESKNSVLISPALTHGIYLEFRQ; this is encoded by the coding sequence ATGAAAAAGCATCTCTTCCTCGCCCTGCTCTCGTTATCACTTATACCTGTTCCAAAAGATACGATCATAGGCATCGACCATATTCCTGTGGTAGTTAATAACCTTGACAGCGCCACCAATTTCTATAAAAAATTAGGATTCTCTATTAAGCCCGGCAGGTTCCATCAAAACGGTATCCGCAATCAACACATCAAATTTCCAAATGGTACAGAAATTGAACTCATTACAGCACCCCAACCCCTGGATCCACTGACAACCGAATATTACAATTCTTTAAAAGAAGGAGAAGGGCCCGTTTATTTTGGACTCTTTGCCACTAATCCCGAGGAACTAACCAAACAAGTTGACACCAACATTTTACACCCACTCTTTTTCGGTTCCAGAAATCACTCTCCAACCGACAAACCCGAACATTTCGCCCACAGCAACACAGCCTACACCCTCAGTAGTATCTGGCTGGCCACAGATCACATTCCCAGCTACCTTCAGCTTTTTAAAAAGCTCGGAATAAAAATCAAACAGAAAAAAATGTTCTCAGGAATAATTGCGCAAATAGCAATCTTGAAAGAGGGCGAAGTTATTTTATTACCGGCATCCCAACAGTTAATCCCGCATCACCAGGTAATAGGGGCCACTGTAAAGGTTAAAGATCTGAAAAAATTGAAGACGATCTTACAACTGTCAGGTATCAATGGCAGTGAAAGCAAGAACAGTGTATTAATATCTCCGGCACTTACACATGGCATCTATCTTGAATTTAGACAATAG
- a CDS encoding AAA family ATPase — protein MGRIIGREKELKVLEDVKFSNKSQFVAVYGRRRVGKKFLIREAFQQDFTFYLTGVAHINLQQNLSNFHRALQRFNSNLSTPIPENWFEAFAQLEELLSQNNKQKKVVFLDELPWLDTAQSGFLPALDYFWNLFASARNDVILIVCGSAASWMINTLIHNKGGLHNRVTHRIRLEPFTLRECETFFQSRGGVFSRYQLIQLYMVMGGVLFYLDHVDIGMSATLNINRLCFQRDGLLKEEFTDLYTSLFNKAEKHLSVIETLSTKAKGLTRSEIINNTGLANAGSTTKILNELEESGFIRRYTSFGKKEKHSLYQLSDFYSLFYIKFIRGSHALNENEWINGLNTPQQRTWSGYAFEQVCFAHLSEIKHALGISGVQTSCSSWINTDNGKKHQIDLIIDRKDDVINVCEMKFSITSFTIDKKYGEVLSSKIDTFRTATHTNKSIFLTMITTYGIVKNVYSNGIVQNSLTMDDLFV, from the coding sequence ATGGGTAGAATTATTGGTAGGGAAAAAGAATTGAAGGTGCTTGAAGATGTGAAATTTTCTAACAAATCACAATTTGTTGCTGTATATGGCCGGCGAAGGGTTGGTAAAAAATTTTTAATTAGAGAGGCTTTTCAGCAGGATTTTACATTTTACCTTACAGGGGTCGCCCATATAAACCTGCAACAAAATTTGTCTAACTTTCATAGAGCATTACAAAGGTTCAACTCTAATCTATCTACTCCCATTCCGGAAAATTGGTTTGAAGCCTTTGCACAACTGGAAGAACTATTATCCCAAAACAATAAGCAAAAAAAAGTAGTATTTCTGGATGAACTGCCCTGGTTGGATACTGCACAATCTGGGTTTCTTCCCGCACTCGACTATTTCTGGAATTTATTTGCCAGTGCAAGAAATGATGTTATCCTTATTGTATGTGGATCTGCTGCTTCATGGATGATCAATACACTGATTCATAATAAAGGAGGACTCCATAATAGAGTAACACACAGAATACGCCTTGAACCCTTTACCTTAAGGGAATGTGAAACCTTCTTTCAGAGTCGTGGTGGAGTATTTAGCAGATATCAGTTAATTCAATTGTATATGGTGATGGGAGGTGTCCTGTTTTATCTTGATCATGTAGATATTGGCATGAGTGCTACTCTGAATATAAACCGATTGTGTTTTCAGCGGGATGGGCTATTGAAAGAAGAATTTACGGATTTATACACCTCTTTATTCAATAAGGCTGAAAAACACCTTTCAGTAATTGAAACATTAAGCACAAAAGCTAAGGGATTAACACGTTCTGAAATTATTAATAATACAGGGCTGGCTAATGCGGGAAGTACAACAAAAATATTAAACGAATTGGAGGAGAGTGGATTTATAAGGAGGTATACCTCCTTTGGTAAAAAAGAGAAACATAGCCTTTATCAGCTAAGTGATTTTTATTCCTTATTTTATATCAAATTCATACGGGGAAGTCATGCACTGAATGAGAACGAATGGATTAATGGACTTAATACTCCACAGCAGAGAACATGGAGTGGCTATGCATTTGAGCAGGTTTGTTTTGCACATCTGTCGGAAATTAAACATGCTCTTGGCATCAGTGGCGTGCAAACAAGTTGTTCATCATGGATAAATACGGATAACGGGAAAAAGCACCAGATAGATTTGATAATAGACAGAAAGGATGATGTGATAAACGTTTGTGAAATGAAGTTCTCTATTACTTCTTTTACCATAGATAAGAAATATGGGGAAGTATTATCATCTAAAATAGACACTTTTCGAACCGCGACACATACCAATAAATCTATTTTTTTAACTATGATCACTACTTATGGTATAGTAAAAAACGTTTATTCTAATGGCATAGTTCAGAATAGTTTAACGATGGATGATCTTTTTGTATAA
- a CDS encoding ABC transporter permease — MATLFSGLTLAILLGFAKRVDKKANLFLSLALVVIVLETGRLTSIFIPALGPLLYLYIRQLTYPERQFIRKDMLYFCPLLMAGWMPAWQVLSSTIIYLYLSRRLIEDFYGRLQLVMMDRPRVAFRRLDKALHLLSWCCMLSMFSATFYLAVVIVLIGIAVEVMLKPGSNVELTTPIADKSDAKVKGRRLKEIVAANRLYEDAELTLASLAAKLTIHPHELSRIINTGLDKNFSDFISEFRVREVVLKMHDPACDQLTLLAIAYESGFNSKTTFNRVFKEMTGKTPVEYKNMLKKEVPIDKLAPWSRIRPVLLRSESQPTWGPETSKRNNMIRLYLKIAYRQLRKEKMYAAIKIGGLALSIAACLLIGLYIHDEMNYDRMYPDADRIYRLCGDGKVDRGLAWPAPMSKAIQNDFPEVAYAGRIRPVNSYVGQAELRRADQVQNTYEQGIIYADQSFLDALQLPMVSGDGRTALKEPLTMVISKTMADKYYHGQDPIGQVMYLDSDKSRPYRIGAVMADIPANSHLHPFNIFITLTGMEFGEKEQDDWTWFNYIQYIKLKAGTDVVAFEKKLNVDIRKNYLLSQFRRGGVKDPENEVKKVSFHLQPVKDINLHSQEFSDGVTNGDIRFIWLFGAIAIFILAIACINFINLSTAKSASRAKEVGLRKVVGSYRSSLIMQFLTESLIYSLISFILGIVIAWLLLPFFNTIALKSLIMPWLEWWFVPVFLASSIIVGVLAGLYPAFYLSGFQPVKVLKGSISVGSKRNVLRNGLVVFQFATSIILIIGTIVIYSQMHFIMNHRVGFDKDQVIVLHGTNTLGYQNIKNFKTALTQIAPVKSVSISDYLPINGTLRNENTFVREGREKIDPGVGAQFWQVDEDYLKSLDIKLVEGRNFSYDMPGDTTGESVIINQAMVQKLGLKNPVGTRISNGGVLTVIGVVQDFNFESLRSNISPLVLHFGFSSSMMLVKFNGANVQNTVAEVSALWEKFSPDQPIRYTFLDQEFAHMYADVMHVGIILTSFAILAIIIACLGLFALSAFMAEQRSKEIGIRKVLGASVRNITTLLSGDFVKLVLVSILIASPIAWWAMNRWLQDFAYRTHLSWWIFVVSGFIAILIALITVSFQSVKAALTDPVKSLKTE; from the coding sequence ATGGCAACCCTTTTTTCGGGGCTAACACTTGCAATACTTTTGGGATTCGCAAAAAGGGTCGATAAAAAAGCTAACCTGTTTTTAAGTTTAGCGCTGGTTGTAATTGTATTGGAGACTGGTAGGCTTACTTCAATTTTTATACCAGCGCTGGGACCGCTGCTTTATCTATATATACGACAACTAACTTATCCAGAGCGGCAGTTCATCCGGAAAGATATGCTGTATTTTTGCCCTTTACTTATGGCGGGGTGGATGCCGGCTTGGCAGGTTCTAAGTTCGACCATCATCTATTTGTATCTATCGCGCCGGCTGATAGAGGATTTCTATGGCCGGCTGCAGCTGGTGATGATGGACAGACCACGCGTTGCTTTCCGGCGACTGGACAAGGCGTTACATTTGCTGAGCTGGTGTTGTATGTTATCCATGTTTAGTGCTACTTTCTATTTAGCTGTTGTCATTGTACTGATTGGGATAGCGGTGGAAGTGATGTTAAAACCGGGTAGCAATGTTGAGTTAACGACGCCGATAGCTGATAAATCGGATGCAAAAGTGAAAGGCCGGAGACTAAAAGAAATCGTGGCAGCCAATCGGCTCTACGAGGATGCTGAACTTACATTGGCTTCACTTGCCGCGAAGTTGACCATACATCCGCATGAGTTATCCAGGATTATTAACACTGGACTTGATAAGAACTTCAGTGATTTTATAAGCGAATTTCGGGTTCGTGAAGTTGTCCTGAAAATGCATGACCCCGCCTGCGACCAGCTCACGTTATTGGCGATCGCCTATGAGTCCGGGTTTAATTCGAAAACGACTTTCAACCGTGTATTCAAAGAGATGACCGGCAAAACCCCGGTGGAATACAAAAACATGTTGAAAAAAGAGGTGCCAATTGATAAGCTGGCACCCTGGTCTCGAATACGACCAGTATTATTGCGTTCGGAAAGCCAACCAACCTGGGGGCCTGAAACATCCAAACGCAATAACATGATAAGACTTTACCTTAAGATCGCTTACCGCCAGCTGCGTAAGGAAAAAATGTATGCGGCGATCAAAATCGGGGGATTAGCCCTGAGCATCGCTGCTTGTTTGCTGATAGGGCTATATATTCATGATGAGATGAATTATGACCGTATGTATCCTGACGCGGATCGCATTTACCGCCTTTGTGGAGACGGTAAAGTAGACAGAGGATTGGCATGGCCTGCGCCAATGTCGAAGGCTATTCAGAATGATTTCCCTGAAGTTGCCTATGCAGGGCGCATCAGACCAGTTAATTCATACGTGGGTCAGGCAGAGCTGCGCCGCGCCGACCAGGTTCAAAACACTTACGAGCAGGGCATTATTTACGCTGATCAGTCATTCCTGGATGCGTTGCAATTGCCGATGGTATCCGGCGACGGCAGAACTGCTTTAAAGGAGCCACTGACAATGGTTATTTCCAAAACTATGGCCGACAAGTACTATCATGGCCAGGACCCCATTGGCCAGGTAATGTACCTTGACAGTGATAAGTCTCGCCCCTATCGCATCGGCGCTGTGATGGCCGACATTCCTGCAAACTCGCATTTACATCCATTCAACATTTTCATTACATTGACCGGGATGGAATTTGGGGAGAAAGAGCAGGATGACTGGACTTGGTTCAACTATATCCAGTACATTAAACTGAAAGCCGGCACAGATGTGGTAGCATTTGAGAAAAAACTCAACGTTGACATAAGAAAAAATTACTTGCTATCTCAATTCCGCAGAGGGGGCGTAAAAGATCCTGAAAATGAAGTTAAAAAGGTCTCTTTCCACCTGCAACCTGTAAAAGATATTAACCTCCATTCTCAAGAGTTTTCGGATGGAGTAACGAACGGAGATATACGCTTTATCTGGCTATTCGGCGCTATTGCGATATTCATCCTGGCTATTGCGTGCATCAATTTTATCAATCTCTCGACTGCAAAATCGGCTAGCCGCGCCAAAGAGGTAGGTCTGCGCAAAGTTGTGGGCTCATATCGCAGTAGCCTCATTATGCAGTTTCTTACCGAATCGCTGATCTACAGTCTCATTTCGTTTATTTTAGGCATCGTTATAGCGTGGCTGTTATTGCCCTTTTTCAATACCATCGCGTTGAAGTCTCTTATAATGCCATGGCTTGAATGGTGGTTTGTGCCGGTTTTCCTGGCTTCTTCCATCATAGTTGGAGTACTTGCCGGATTATATCCTGCCTTTTATCTTTCGGGCTTCCAGCCGGTGAAGGTATTAAAAGGTAGTATCAGCGTTGGCAGCAAAAGAAACGTATTGCGAAACGGCTTGGTGGTCTTTCAGTTCGCCACTTCCATTATATTGATCATCGGCACCATTGTTATTTACAGCCAGATGCACTTTATCATGAATCACAGGGTGGGCTTTGATAAAGACCAGGTAATAGTATTGCACGGCACAAATACGCTGGGATATCAGAATATCAAAAATTTCAAAACAGCACTAACCCAAATTGCCCCGGTAAAAAGCGTATCGATAAGCGATTATTTACCGATAAATGGCACGCTGCGTAACGAAAATACTTTTGTCAGGGAAGGACGCGAAAAGATCGATCCGGGAGTTGGGGCCCAGTTTTGGCAGGTAGACGAAGATTACCTAAAATCATTGGACATTAAGTTAGTCGAAGGCAGGAATTTCTCTTATGATATGCCAGGTGACACGACAGGAGAATCAGTCATTATCAATCAAGCCATGGTCCAAAAACTTGGTTTGAAAAATCCGGTTGGTACGCGCATAAGCAACGGCGGTGTCCTTACGGTCATCGGCGTTGTACAAGACTTTAACTTCGAATCATTGCGCAGTAATATTTCCCCCTTAGTACTTCACTTCGGTTTCAGTTCATCAATGATGCTGGTGAAGTTCAATGGAGCAAATGTGCAAAATACCGTCGCTGAAGTTTCGGCCCTCTGGGAAAAATTCTCACCTGATCAACCAATTCGCTATACTTTCCTCGATCAGGAGTTCGCCCATATGTATGCTGATGTAATGCACGTCGGCATTATTCTTACAAGTTTCGCAATATTAGCCATTATCATTGCCTGTTTAGGATTATTCGCTCTTTCAGCATTTATGGCCGAACAACGAAGCAAGGAGATCGGTATTCGCAAGGTATTAGGTGCCAGTGTGAGGAATATTACTACATTGTTGTCCGGAGATTTTGTAAAGCTGGTGCTGGTGTCTATCCTTATTGCATCGCCTATTGCGTGGTGGGCTATGAACAGATGGCTCCAGGATTTCGCCTACAGGACACACCTTAGCTGGTGGATATTTGTGGTATCGGGGTTCATTGCTATTCTGATTGCACTCATAACGGTGAGTTTTCAGTCGGTCAAAGCGGCCCTGACCGACCCTGTGAAGAGTTTGAAAACAGAGTGA